Proteins encoded together in one Salmo salar chromosome ssa08, Ssal_v3.1, whole genome shotgun sequence window:
- the LOC106609973 gene encoding mannosyl-oligosaccharide glucosidase isoform X1, translating into MGRQRKRVVTGEADPPLTRKDEKPATLQRKEKKKKLDIGKIFINISIGLCIFSLTWFFYALYMRSSLAKRVVTLHHSPPVLDANSTSAEVSPERFWGSYRPQVYFGMKTRSPRSVVTGMMWMRQFSEVDVNLRHTCEQGDRLQGYGWLMHDGLSFGVQEIHDSDFTLTTEFVKRMGGEHGGDWTWRITAKQHSSAPHAPVISLMFYAAADTQGSLEAHVEERNRLGSITGFSEELGNFKITFRKPVAGESSSAKYASYNYLQTLSPGLERLTDIVRNSLNRRFVYSPPSGEKRQYIAVDTYKPPHQPKPADLRKESDFVLHQVTVQMPFQIEVLFESGSFRNRPNQLSAAVMTEELEERKAAFDAKFEKTFGLQAKGLGHAQVKFSKAALSNMLGGMGYFYGQSVVQSVYNEYPLLYPEGALFTAVPSRSFFPRGFLWDEGFHQLLLSKWDPQVTREVTAHWLDLVNMEGWIPREQILGDEARSKVPAEFVVQRNENANPPTLFLALQKLVEQLQANPDAESSRPTLPFLRRLYPRLQTWFEWYNTTQTGPLPNSYRWRGRDKDTNLFLNPKTLTSGLDDYPRASHPSAEERHVDLHCWMALASGIMARVARLLGEPHEEYERTHQTLSDNALLDELHWSDQLRSFSDYGNHTQAVSLQQEKVYVPPGQPRHQFPVARLVRSVRRAPKSQFVNALGYISLFPFLLHVLTPDSPKLEHIFRDMRDVDKLWTPYGLRSLSRADPLYMKRNTEHDAPYWRGPIWININYLAVRALHHYGNTEGPYQEKAAALYQELRTNIMNNVYRQYAETGYIWEQYNDSTGSGQGSHPFTGWSALTVLIMAEQY; encoded by the exons ATGGGCAGGCAGAGGAAGAGAGTGGTGACCGGCGAGGCTGACCCCCCTCTCACAAGGAAAGACGAGAAACCTGCCACCCTACAACgcaaggagaaaaaaaaaaagcttgACATCGGCAAAATCTTCATCAATATCTCCATCGGCCTCTGCATCTTCAGCCTTACCTGGTTCTTCTATGCCCTTTACATGCGTTCCTCGCTGGCCAAACGGGTGGTAACTCTCCACCACTCGCCGCCCGTCCTCGATGCCAACAGCACCAGTGCTGAGGTGTCCCCTGAGAGGTTTTGGGGCTCCTACCGACCCCAGGTCTACTTTGGGATGAAAACCAGGAGCCCCAGATCTGTTGTCACAG GGATGATGTGGATGCGCCAGTTCTCTGAGGTGGATGTGAACCTCAGGCACACATGCGAGCAGGGCGACCGGCTGCAGGGCTACGGCTGGCTGATGCATGATGGCCTCAGCTTTGGTGTGCAGGAGATCCATGACAGCGACTTTACGCTCACCACGGAGTTCGTCAAGCGGATGGGCGGTGAGCACGGAGGGGACTGGACCTGGAGGATCACAGCCAAGCAGCAT AGTTCGGCTCCCCATGCGCCAGTCATCTCCCTGATGTTCTATGCTGCTGCCGACACCCAGGGTTCCCTGGAGGCCCACGTGGAGGAGAGGAACCGTTTGGGTTCCATCACTGGGTTCTCAGAGGAGCTGGGGAACTTCAAGATCACCTTCCGCAAGCCTGTTGCCGGGGAGTCCTCCAGTGCCAAATATGCTAG CTACAACTACCTCCAGACCTTGTCGCCAGGCTTGGAGAGGCTGACGGACATCGTGAGGAACAGCTTGAACCGCAGATTCGTCTACAGCCCCCCCTCTGGCGAGAAGAGGCAGTACATCGCGGTGGACACCTACAAGCCCCCGCACCAGCCGAAACCAGCCGACCTCAGAAAGGAGAGCGACTTTGTCCTGCACCAGGTCACTGTCCAGATGCCCTTCCAGATTGAGGTCCTGTTCGAGTCCGGTAGCTTCCGCAACCGTCCCAACCAGCTGTCAGCGGCGGTCATGacggaggagctggaggagaggaaggcGGCGTTCGACGCCAAGTTCGAGAAGACGTTCGGCCTCCAGGCCAAAGGCTTGGGCCATGCCCAGGTGAAGTTCAGCAAGGCGGCGCTGAGCAACATGCTGGGCGGGATGGGTTACTTCTACGGCCAGTCGGTGGTCCAGTCGGTGTACAACGAGTACCCGCTGCTCTACCCCGAGGGTGCCCTGTTCACCGCTGTGCCCTCACGCTCCTTTTTCCCCCGAGGGTTTCTGTGGGACGAAGGGTTCCACCAGCTGCTGCTCAGCAAGTGGGACCCCCAGGTGACGCGGGAGGTCACGGCTCACTGGTTGGACCTGGTCAATATGGAGGGATGGATTCCCCGGGAGCAGATCCTGGGCGATGAAGCACGCAGCAAGGTCCCTGCTGAGTTTGTGGTGCAGCGCAACGAGAACGCCAACCCACCCACCCTCTTCTTGGCCCTGCAGAAGCTAGTGGAGCAGCTCCAGGCCAATCCGGACGCGGAGTCCTCACGGCCCACCCTGCCCTTCCTCCGCAGGCTCTACCCCCGGCTCCAGACGTGGTTCGAGTGGTACAACACCACCCAGACAGGCCCGCTGCCCAACTCCTACCGCTGGCGGGGCCGCGACAAGGACACCAACCTCTTCCTCAATCCCAAGACGCTGACGTCCGGCCTGGATGACTATCCGCGGGCCTCGCACCCGTCAGCCGAGGAGCGCCATGTGGACCTGCATTGCTGGATGGCCCTGGCGTCGGGCATCATGGCCAGGGTGGCCCGGCTGCTGGGAGAGCCCCACGAGGAGTATGAGCGCACCCACCAGACACTCAGCGACAACGCACTGCTGGACGAGCTGCACTGGTCAGACCAGCTTCGCTCCTTCAGCGACTATGGAAACCACACGCAAGCGGTGTCGCTGCAGCAGGAGAAGGTGTACGTGCCCCCGGGGCAGCCGAGGCACCAGTTTCCCGTGGCGCGCCTGGTGCGCTCTGTCCGCCGGGCCCCCAAGTCGCAGTTCGTCAATGCTTTGGGCTACATCAGCCTATTCCCCTTCCTGCTACACGTCCTGACGCCCGACTCGCCCAAGCTAGAGCACATCTTCAGAGACATGAGGGACGTGGACAAGCTGTGGACGCCCTACGGCCTTCGCTCTCTGTCCAGGGCCGACCCGCTCTACATGAAGCGCAACACGGAGCATGACGCCCCATACTGGCGGGGCCCCATATGGATCAACATCAACTACCTGGCCGTCAGGGCCCTGCACCACTATGGCAACACTGAGGGGCCATATCAGGAGAAGGCAGCCGCCCTCTACCAGGAACTCCGAACTAATATCATGAACAATGTTTACAGACAGTATGCAGAGACTGGGTATATCTGGGAACAGTACAATGACAGCACGGGCAGTGGGCAAGGGAGCCACCCCTTCACTGGCTGGTCGGCACTAACTGTTTTGATAATGGCTGAGCAGTATTGA
- the LOC106609973 gene encoding mannosyl-oligosaccharide glucosidase isoform X2, producing MMWMRQFSEVDVNLRHTCEQGDRLQGYGWLMHDGLSFGVQEIHDSDFTLTTEFVKRMGGEHGGDWTWRITAKQHSSAPHAPVISLMFYAAADTQGSLEAHVEERNRLGSITGFSEELGNFKITFRKPVAGESSSAKYASYNYLQTLSPGLERLTDIVRNSLNRRFVYSPPSGEKRQYIAVDTYKPPHQPKPADLRKESDFVLHQVTVQMPFQIEVLFESGSFRNRPNQLSAAVMTEELEERKAAFDAKFEKTFGLQAKGLGHAQVKFSKAALSNMLGGMGYFYGQSVVQSVYNEYPLLYPEGALFTAVPSRSFFPRGFLWDEGFHQLLLSKWDPQVTREVTAHWLDLVNMEGWIPREQILGDEARSKVPAEFVVQRNENANPPTLFLALQKLVEQLQANPDAESSRPTLPFLRRLYPRLQTWFEWYNTTQTGPLPNSYRWRGRDKDTNLFLNPKTLTSGLDDYPRASHPSAEERHVDLHCWMALASGIMARVARLLGEPHEEYERTHQTLSDNALLDELHWSDQLRSFSDYGNHTQAVSLQQEKVYVPPGQPRHQFPVARLVRSVRRAPKSQFVNALGYISLFPFLLHVLTPDSPKLEHIFRDMRDVDKLWTPYGLRSLSRADPLYMKRNTEHDAPYWRGPIWININYLAVRALHHYGNTEGPYQEKAAALYQELRTNIMNNVYRQYAETGYIWEQYNDSTGSGQGSHPFTGWSALTVLIMAEQY from the exons ATGATGTGGATGCGCCAGTTCTCTGAGGTGGATGTGAACCTCAGGCACACATGCGAGCAGGGCGACCGGCTGCAGGGCTACGGCTGGCTGATGCATGATGGCCTCAGCTTTGGTGTGCAGGAGATCCATGACAGCGACTTTACGCTCACCACGGAGTTCGTCAAGCGGATGGGCGGTGAGCACGGAGGGGACTGGACCTGGAGGATCACAGCCAAGCAGCAT AGTTCGGCTCCCCATGCGCCAGTCATCTCCCTGATGTTCTATGCTGCTGCCGACACCCAGGGTTCCCTGGAGGCCCACGTGGAGGAGAGGAACCGTTTGGGTTCCATCACTGGGTTCTCAGAGGAGCTGGGGAACTTCAAGATCACCTTCCGCAAGCCTGTTGCCGGGGAGTCCTCCAGTGCCAAATATGCTAG CTACAACTACCTCCAGACCTTGTCGCCAGGCTTGGAGAGGCTGACGGACATCGTGAGGAACAGCTTGAACCGCAGATTCGTCTACAGCCCCCCCTCTGGCGAGAAGAGGCAGTACATCGCGGTGGACACCTACAAGCCCCCGCACCAGCCGAAACCAGCCGACCTCAGAAAGGAGAGCGACTTTGTCCTGCACCAGGTCACTGTCCAGATGCCCTTCCAGATTGAGGTCCTGTTCGAGTCCGGTAGCTTCCGCAACCGTCCCAACCAGCTGTCAGCGGCGGTCATGacggaggagctggaggagaggaaggcGGCGTTCGACGCCAAGTTCGAGAAGACGTTCGGCCTCCAGGCCAAAGGCTTGGGCCATGCCCAGGTGAAGTTCAGCAAGGCGGCGCTGAGCAACATGCTGGGCGGGATGGGTTACTTCTACGGCCAGTCGGTGGTCCAGTCGGTGTACAACGAGTACCCGCTGCTCTACCCCGAGGGTGCCCTGTTCACCGCTGTGCCCTCACGCTCCTTTTTCCCCCGAGGGTTTCTGTGGGACGAAGGGTTCCACCAGCTGCTGCTCAGCAAGTGGGACCCCCAGGTGACGCGGGAGGTCACGGCTCACTGGTTGGACCTGGTCAATATGGAGGGATGGATTCCCCGGGAGCAGATCCTGGGCGATGAAGCACGCAGCAAGGTCCCTGCTGAGTTTGTGGTGCAGCGCAACGAGAACGCCAACCCACCCACCCTCTTCTTGGCCCTGCAGAAGCTAGTGGAGCAGCTCCAGGCCAATCCGGACGCGGAGTCCTCACGGCCCACCCTGCCCTTCCTCCGCAGGCTCTACCCCCGGCTCCAGACGTGGTTCGAGTGGTACAACACCACCCAGACAGGCCCGCTGCCCAACTCCTACCGCTGGCGGGGCCGCGACAAGGACACCAACCTCTTCCTCAATCCCAAGACGCTGACGTCCGGCCTGGATGACTATCCGCGGGCCTCGCACCCGTCAGCCGAGGAGCGCCATGTGGACCTGCATTGCTGGATGGCCCTGGCGTCGGGCATCATGGCCAGGGTGGCCCGGCTGCTGGGAGAGCCCCACGAGGAGTATGAGCGCACCCACCAGACACTCAGCGACAACGCACTGCTGGACGAGCTGCACTGGTCAGACCAGCTTCGCTCCTTCAGCGACTATGGAAACCACACGCAAGCGGTGTCGCTGCAGCAGGAGAAGGTGTACGTGCCCCCGGGGCAGCCGAGGCACCAGTTTCCCGTGGCGCGCCTGGTGCGCTCTGTCCGCCGGGCCCCCAAGTCGCAGTTCGTCAATGCTTTGGGCTACATCAGCCTATTCCCCTTCCTGCTACACGTCCTGACGCCCGACTCGCCCAAGCTAGAGCACATCTTCAGAGACATGAGGGACGTGGACAAGCTGTGGACGCCCTACGGCCTTCGCTCTCTGTCCAGGGCCGACCCGCTCTACATGAAGCGCAACACGGAGCATGACGCCCCATACTGGCGGGGCCCCATATGGATCAACATCAACTACCTGGCCGTCAGGGCCCTGCACCACTATGGCAACACTGAGGGGCCATATCAGGAGAAGGCAGCCGCCCTCTACCAGGAACTCCGAACTAATATCATGAACAATGTTTACAGACAGTATGCAGAGACTGGGTATATCTGGGAACAGTACAATGACAGCACGGGCAGTGGGCAAGGGAGCCACCCCTTCACTGGCTGGTCGGCACTAACTGTTTTGATAATGGCTGAGCAGTATTGA